Proteins from a single region of Tamandua tetradactyla isolate mTamTet1 chromosome 12, mTamTet1.pri, whole genome shotgun sequence:
- the LARP6 gene encoding la-related protein 6 — protein MAQPGEEVLLGPETAVQIRVAIQEAEDVEELEEEEEGAETRGTGDPSRYLSPGWGSASEEEPSRGHSGTTSGGENEREDLEQEWKPPDEELIKKLVDQIEFYFSDENLEKDAFLLKHVRRNKLGYVSVKLLTSFKKVKHLTRDWRTTAHALKYSVTLELNEDHRKVRRTTPVPLFPNENLPSKMLLVYDLYLSPKLWALATPQKNGRVQEKVMEHLLKLFGTFGVISSVRILKPGRELPPDIRRISSRYSQVGTQECAIVEFEEVEAAIKAHEYMVTESQGGENMKAVLIGMKPPKKKPAKDKNHDEEPTVSIHPNKSLNKRVEELQYMGDESSANSSSDPESNPTSPMAGRRQVVTNKLSPSGHQNLFLSPNASPCSSPWSSPLAQRKGVSRKSPLAEEGRLNPSTSPDIFRKCMDYSSDSSVTPSGSPWVRRRRQAEMGTQEKSPGASPLLSRRMQTADGLPVGVLRLPRGPDNTRGFHGGHERSRPCV, from the exons ATGGCCCAGCCCGGCGAGGAGGTTCTACTCGGGCCGGAGACCGCGGTGCAGATCCGCGTCGCCATCCAGGAGGCCGAGGACGTGGAGGagttggaggaggaggaggagggggcggAGACGAGGGGCACAGGGGACCCATCTCGGTATCTTAGCCCCGGGTGGGGCAGTGCCAGCGAGGAGGAGCCGAGCCGCGGGCACAG TGGCACCACAAGCGGGGGCGAGAATGAGCGTGAGGACTTGGAACAGGAGTGGAAGCCTCCAGATGAGGAGCTAATCAAGAAGCTAGTGGATCAGATTGAATTCTACTTCTCTGATGAAAACCTGGAAAAGGATGCCTTCCTGCTAAAGCACGTGAGGAGAAACAAGCTGGGATATGTGAGCGTCAAGCTGCTCACATCCTTCAAAAAG GTGAAACACCTGACACGGGACTGGAGAACCACAGCTCATGCCTTGAAGTATTCAGTGACCCTTGAGCTGAATGAAGATCACCGAAAGGTGAGGAGGACCACCCCTGTCCCACTCTTCCCCAACGAGAACCTCCCCAGCAAGATGCTTCTGGTCTATGATCTCTACCTGTCCCCCAAGCTGTGGGCCCTAGCTACCCCCCAGAAGAACGGAAGGGTGCAGGAGAAGGTGATGGAACACCTGCTCAAGCTCTTTGGCACCTTTGGAGTCATATCGTCCGTGCGGATCCTCAAACCTGGGAGAGAGCTGCCCCCTGACATCCGAAGGATCAGTAGCCGGTACAGCCAGGTGGGGACTCAGGAGTGTGCCATAGTGGAGTTCGAGGAGGTGGAAGCAGCCATTAAAGCCCACGAGTACATGGTCACCGAGTCTCAGGGTGGAGAGAACATGAAAGCTGTCCTGATCGGGATGAAGCCACCCAAGAAGAAACCAGCCAAAGACAAGAACCATGACGAAGAGCCCACTGTGAGCATCCACCCGAACAAGTCCCTAAACAAGAGAGTTGAGGAGCTTCAATACATGGGTGACGAGTCTTCCGCCAACAGCTCCTCTGACCCCGAGAGCAATCCCACGTCCCCCATGGCTGGCCGGCGGCAGGTTGTCACCAACAAGCTCAGCCCTTCTGGCCACCAGAATCTCTTCCTGAGCCCCAATGCCTCCCCCTGCTCGAGTCCCTGGAGCAGCCCCTTGGCCCAACGCAAAGGCGTTTCCAGAAAATCCCCACTGGCCGAAGAAGGTAGACTGAACCCTAGTACCAGTCCTGACATCTTTCGCAAGTGCATGGATTATTCCTCTGACAGCAGCGTCACTCCCTCTGGCAGCCCCTGGGTTCGGAGGCGCCGTCAAGCTGAGATGGGGACCCAGGAGAAAAGCCCCGGCGCAAGTCCTCTGCTCTCCCGGAGGATGCAGACTGCAGATGGGTTACCTGTGGGAGTCCTGCGGTTGCCCAGAGGTCCTGACAACACCAGAGGATTTCATGGTGGACATGAGCGGAGCAGGCCCTGTGTATAA